A genomic segment from uncultured Marinifilum sp. encodes:
- a CDS encoding glycosyltransferase N-terminal domain-containing protein — protein sequence MVFFYNLSVRIYVLLIRIAANFNPKAKQWLDGRKNLFAKLEKAVKGKQNIVWFHSASLGEFEQGRPVIENFKEKYPECKILLTFFSPSGYEVRKNYEAADFIFYLPPDFAANARRFMDIVNPKMAFFIKYEFWHHYLKELKKRNVPTYIFSTIFRPNQLFFKGYGGFHRKMLSAFTHLFVQNNESVSLLKNIGLKNVTLTGDTRFDRVYTIAKGAKILPKVEGFSQNRPVLIAGSTWPKDEENIIKYINTSKNNYKYIIAAHEVNEDHINAITSKIAKSWVRYTKASKQEIDNAEVLVIDCIGVLSSLYRYGTVAYIGGGFGKGIHNTLEAATFGMPIIFGPNYHKFQEAKDLIKIGASNCYDHYSELCDLLDSYHENIQKRTQSGLQSKNYVDEKRGASAKILAEIKVFK from the coding sequence ATGGTTTTCTTTTACAACCTGTCAGTTCGAATATATGTTCTTTTAATAAGAATTGCAGCTAATTTTAACCCAAAAGCCAAACAATGGCTCGATGGTAGAAAAAACTTGTTTGCAAAACTTGAAAAGGCTGTCAAAGGAAAACAAAATATTGTTTGGTTCCATTCTGCATCATTAGGAGAATTTGAGCAGGGACGCCCAGTAATTGAAAATTTTAAAGAAAAGTATCCGGAATGTAAAATTTTGTTGACCTTCTTTTCTCCTTCCGGATACGAAGTTCGTAAGAATTATGAAGCTGCAGATTTTATTTTTTATTTACCACCCGATTTCGCAGCCAATGCGAGGCGATTTATGGATATTGTGAATCCGAAAATGGCATTTTTTATTAAGTATGAGTTTTGGCATCATTATCTTAAGGAGTTGAAAAAGAGAAATGTGCCAACATATATTTTTTCAACTATTTTTCGCCCTAATCAACTTTTTTTTAAAGGATATGGAGGGTTTCATAGAAAAATGTTATCAGCATTTACTCATTTGTTTGTGCAGAATAATGAGTCGGTAAGTTTGCTTAAAAATATTGGTTTAAAAAATGTTACTTTAACTGGCGATACGCGTTTCGATAGAGTTTACACAATTGCTAAAGGAGCTAAAATATTGCCTAAGGTTGAGGGGTTTAGCCAAAACAGACCTGTTTTAATAGCTGGTAGCACTTGGCCTAAAGATGAGGAGAATATCATAAAATATATTAATACTTCAAAAAATAACTACAAATATATTATTGCGGCTCACGAGGTAAATGAAGATCATATTAATGCAATTACTTCTAAAATTGCTAAAAGTTGGGTGCGATATACCAAAGCATCTAAGCAAGAAATCGATAATGCTGAAGTTTTAGTGATAGATTGTATCGGGGTTTTATCCTCGCTGTATCGATATGGAACGGTAGCTTACATTGGAGGTGGATTTGGTAAAGGAATACACAATACTTTAGAAGCTGCAACCTTTGGAATGCCTATTATTTTTGGGCCAAATTATCACAAATTTCAAGAGGCTAAAGATTTAATTAAAATTGGAGCTTCAAATTGTTATGATCACTATTCTGAGCTTTGTGACTTACTCGATTCTTACCACGAAAATATCCAAAAAAGAACTCAATCAGGACTACAGTCTAAGAATTATGTAGATGAAAAAAGAGGAGCAAGTGCTAAAATATTAGCAGAAATAAAGGTCTTTAAATAG